TTGCGGAACCCCCGCTGCGCCCATTTCTGTTCGGCCACCCCGCGCACGCCGGAGGCCAGGATCCGGGCGGCGTGCGAGACGATCAGCGGGTCGTCGGCGCAGATCTGCAGCAGCAGATCCCCTTCCGACCACCGGTCCTCGAGCTGGTCGATCTGCGGGAACGCCGGCAACTGCCGCAGCCACGACGGCCGCCGTTCGGGCAGGCGCACCGCGTCGAACAGTCCGGGACCGAACCCGATGGTCACCGTGAGCCGTGCCGGGTCCTCGGCCAGTTCGGGCTCGAGATCGGCCAACCCGCCGCGACCCGAGGTGAGCCGTGCGGCGTCCTGGGACCACGCCCGCAGGACGCCCTGGACCTCGGCGCGGGTCGCCCCCGCCGCGATGTCGAATCCGACGAACGCGGCGTGGGCCTGCGGCGGTGTGGTGATGCCGGCCTGGTGTGCGCCGTGGAAGGGCTCGGTGGCCGCCCCCACGACTCGCGAGTCGGCGACCGTCTCCCAGTCCGGGACGGCCTCGCCGTCGTCGAGGGCTCCCCGGCCCGCGTACCCGGCGGCGCCCCCGACCACGCCGCCGACCAGGCCACTCCCGACGACAGCGCCACCCACCACGGCTCCGGCGCCGCGGGTGAGCACCGACCGCCGTGACAGACCGCGGGAGGCCTGATCAGCCATCGTGGCTCATGGCCCCGTGGTCCATACCCCCCTCGTCCATGCCGCCGTGGTCCATACCGCCGTGCTCGCCGCCGACGTACTCCTCCTCGCCTCCACGGAAGTCGCGGGCGGAGACGGTGACGTCCTGTTCGGTGCCGCCGCCCTGAGTGCCGCCGGAGAACTCGAGCGTCAGGGTGATCTGCTGGCCGGTGGTGATGGGCTGGTCCAGCTCCATCAGCATGATGTGGTCGCCGCCGGGCGCCAGGATTAGCTCGCCGCCGGCGGGGACGAGGAAGCCGTCCTCCTTCTCCTGCATCATCATCCCGCTGCCGCCGGGGACGGTCTCGTGCAGTTCGGTGCGGCCCCCGAGCTCGCCGGAGACGCCGGTCAGGTGGACGTCGTCGTCGCCCGGGTTGCGGATGGTGCCGAAGACTCCGCTCATGTCGGTGCCGGTGGCCTTGGCCCAGCCATCGTCGAGAGTCACGACGCTGGTGGCCTCGGCGCTGTTCGTCTGGTCGGGGGCGCCGGTGGCCTCGGTGGTGTCGTCGGAGGCGCACGCCGCAGTGGTCAGGGCGAGGGCCAGTGCGGTGGCCGCGGCGAAGGCGGCACGCTTGTGGGGGGCACGTTTGTGGGAGGCACGGGTGTGGGAGGCACGGGTGTGGGAACGCATGGGTGTGTCAGTCCTTGGTGTGGTGTGTGAGGTCGCCCGGCAGCGCGTGGCGCAGCCGGAACGTGAGGTCAGGTCACACAGCCACGGGCGGCGCCCGGGTGCCTCCGCGGGCAAGGAGGAACCGGCCGCGTGGGGCGCCGGCGTCGTAGGAGGAGACGAGCTTGGCGACGACGACGAGGTGGACGGTCGCCAGAAGCGGCATCACCCGCGCTGCCACCCAGGCCAGGGATACGGACAGGACCGCCACCAGGGCGAGCGTGACGGCGATGGCGGCCAGGTGGGCGCCGAGCATTCCGGGGGTCAGCAGCGCCGCCGGGGAGGTGGCCAACTCGGATCCCGAAGCACTGTCCATCGCGGCGCGGACGAGTGCTGGGTCGGTCACGTGGTGGCCGAGCGCGGCGTGCGAGGAGCCCGGTGTGGACGAGTGCGTGTGCCCGGTAGCCAGTGCCAGGTGAACGGCGCCCTGCCCTACGATCAGACCGCCCGCGGCCACGAGGATCGGAGACCGTTGCCGGGCTATGGCCGCGGTGGCGGCCCCCACGCCCGCGCTCGCCGCCGCGATCAACAGGATCTGGCCGGGGGTCGGGGCCACCGCAGTCGTTCCGGCTGCCAGGCCGTGGGCGGCGATGCCGAACACCGCGCTGACCACCGCGACGACGATCCCGACGGCCGCTGCCACCACGGGCGGGACCTCGGCTCGGAATCGGTCGGCGGGCATGAGCCAATTCTAGATCGCGTGCGGGGCCGGACCTATCCGGCGTCTGCGGGCCCGGCTTCTGGGTACTCGGTGTCGGCGGATTCTGTGTCAGCGGATTCGGTGTCAGCGGATTCGGTGGCGGGCTCGATCCGGGTGCGTTCCTCGTCCGCCAGTCCCGCCTCGAGCCGCGCGAGCATGTGGGGGCGCATCTCGGGCAGGTCATCGACCGCGAACCAGCGGACGTCGGTGTTCTCGCCGTCGGCGGGGTGCGGATCGCCGCCGAGGTAGGTGCAGGCGAAGGTGTGGTCGAGGTATTGCGCGCGGTCGCCGTTGGCGTAGGTGACCATCCGGGAGACGCCGATGGACGCGACGCGGTCCACGCGGATGCTCACGGCGGCTTCCTCCAGCGCCTCGCGGACTGCGGCCTCGGCGGGATGCTCGCCCGGGTCGACGATGCCGGTGACCGGGGTCCACCAGCCGTTGTCGGCCCGGCGAACCAGCAGGACGCGTTCGCCGTGGGGGTCGCGGATGACGGCGGTGGCTCCGGCCAGCCAGAGCGGCGCGGTGCCCAAGTGGCGGCGGAGCTCGAGGACGAAGTCGGGGACGGACATAGCCCAGAGCGTATCCAGACACAGGAAATGCAGCGATCCCCGCCGACCGTGAGGTCGACGGGGATTACTGGTGGAGCTATCCGTTCGCTGACTCAGTCAGCGTGGATGGGGCAGAACCTCAGTTCTGCTCCTCCTCGGGCTCGCACTCATCCTGCTCCATGGAGCCGTTGTCCTTGAGGAACTCGATGGCCTCCGGCGGCAGCGTGCAGACGATGCCGACGTCGATCGACGGGAGCGGCGACAGGTTGACGCCACCGGAGACGACGAGGCCGATGCCGATGCCGGCAGCAGCGAGCGAGCCGACTGCGAGCAGGCTTCCGGCGTCGGAACCGGTGCCGGCCTCGGAGCCCTCGATGACAGAGCCGAGGTCCAGGTCATCCGAACCGGCGTCGGAACCGGAGGAGAGGTCGCCCGAACCCGTGAACAGGTCATCCGAACCGGCATCCGAACCGGTGAAGATGTCGTCAAGCGACCCATCAAGGTCATCCGAACCCGCATCCGAACCCGTGAACAGGTCATCCGAACCCGCATCCGAACCGGTGAAGATGTCGTCAAGCGACCCATCAAGGTCATCCGAACCCGCATCCGAACCCGTGAACAGGTCATCCGAACCCGCATCCGAACCGGTGAAGATGTCGTCAAGCGACCCATCGAGCTCATCCGAACCCGCATCCGAACCCGTGAACAGGTCATCCGAACCCGCATCCGAACCGGTGAAGATGTCGTCAAGCGACCCATCGAGCTCATCCGAACCCGCATCCGAACCCGTGAACAGGTCATCCGAACCCGCATCCGAACCGGTGAAGATGTCGTCAAGCGACCCATCGAGCTCATCCGAACCCGCATCCGAACCCGTGAAGATGTTGGTCAGCGAACCGGTGTCCAGATCGTCCGAACCCGCATCCGAACCGGAGGAGAGATCTCCCGAACCGGTGAACAGGTCGTCCGAACCCGCGTCCGAACCGGTGAACAGGTCGTCCGAACCCGCGTCCGAACCGGTGAACAGGTCGTCCGAACCCGCATCCGAACCGGCCAGGAGCCCGTCGGGACCCGTGGAACCGAGGGCAAGACCGAGGTCCAGACCCAGGCCTCCGAGTGAGGCATCCGGGCCGGACGAGCCGAGCGCGGTGCCGAGATCGAGGTTGAGGCCTGCGCTCTGCGCGTTGGCGACACCCGGCATGGAGCCGAGCGCGAGTCCGGAGGCTGCGATGACGGCGATCATCCGCTTGGTGTTCTTCATAGGAATTGCCTTCCTGATTGTTGGTGACGACCCAGCGACCCGGGTTCTCCCCCTCGTCGCCCGGTCCGGCGTGCAGCCCTGGGGCTACTCACCGTCGGATCGTGTCACCACCCTATCGAGCAATTTTCTGGACTTGTTACAAGAAGTCTCGTTTAGGCACAGGTAATACCAAGCCGCACGATTACGCCCAGACCCCGTGGTCCGGGCAATGATTGCCGCTTAGAGGCCCCTCCCATGCGACTACCTCGACTTATGTGAACCTTAATAAGTGAGCTTTAGTTAATAAACCTTTGCGCGGCGGTCCAATTAGTGACATTGATCACTTCTCACCCGGATTTGTCCGACTCGCGGCCAACACGCCGCGCACGGGGCCACGACATGGGTAAATGTGAGGCTAACCTCGGAAAACTCTGCCCCCGATCCAGGAGCGACATGACACCGAACATCACCGGAGTTCAGTTCCCCACCGATTCGGCCGGGAACCGCTCGTCCGGGCGGCTGGCCAAGCAGGTCGTCGCCGACGCGCTCGCCACCGTGGACCCGGCGGCGGCCGAACGGGTCCACAAGATCAAGGACTGGCGCAAGGGCTACATCCAGCCCTTCACGGAGCTGGTCAGTGCCGGCGTCGCCGATGCCGCCGCGTGGGACGGGGTGGCCAGGGCAGCCCTCGAGTCACTCCAGTCACGGATGGTCGGAGTCCATGAGGTCGATGGCCAGATGGTCGAGACCCCGATGGCGGACTACCTCGCCGTCGTCCCCTCCCGATCCACCCCGGGGACCGAGACGGTCCAGGGCACGGCGGCCCCGGTCACGGAGTTGTCCATCCCCTACCGCGGTGAGGAACTGACCGGTGACCTCCTGCGCGCCCGGTTGGACACGTGGGTCGCGGCCGGAGTGATCGAGCCGAGCTGCGCGGACGCTCTCAGGTTGGTGCAGGACAACCCTGAGTGGCTCTCGCTGCCCGGCCGCGCGATGCTCGTGCTCGGCCTGGGCTCCGAGATGGGACCCGCCCATCGGCTGCTGCAGTGGGGCGCCGACGTCCTGGGGGTCGACCTCCCGTCGAGCCCGGTGTGGGACCGGTACCGCGAGCAGGCCTCCGGGTTCGCGGGAAGGCTCCACTTCCCGACACTCGAGGATGGGCGGCCGGGCATCGACCTGCTGACCCAGCTCCCGGAGCTCGCCGCATGGGCCCGCTCCGCCGCCCCGGCCCCGCTCACCGTGGGCAGCTACTTCTACGCCGACGGTGGGACCCACGTCCAGCTCTCGTCCGCGGCCGACGCCCTCGTCGTGGACCTGTTGAAGGACGGAACCGCCGACGCCCTGGCCTACCTCGCCACCCCCATGGACACGTTCGTGGTCCCCGCCGACGTCCGCCGGGCCTCCGACGCGGCTCTCGCCGCGCGCAAGGCCACCGACGTCAAGAAGATCGTCGGCACCCTGACCGGACAGAAGGTCTTCCACCGCAACTACGAGAAGGGGAACGGCCCGGCGGTGCACGACGCGCTGGTCCCCCAGCAGGGGCCCAACTACACGCTCGCCAAGCGGGTACAGCGTTGGCGCGCCACCACCGCGTTCGCGGACGGCCACACCGTCTCGGTCAACGTGGCCCCCGCCACCGACACACGCTCGGTCACCAAGAACAAGATCCTCGCGGCCACCTACAAGGGCGCGCACGCGTTCGGCATCGAGATCTTCGATCCGGCCACCTCGTCGGCGATGCTCGCCGCACTCATGGTCCACGACCTCAACGTGGGGCGGCCCGACGTCGGGGTGCAGTGGGAGCACGAGTCCCACGGGGCGGCGTCGGGCGGACTGTGGCGCCAGCCCTACCTGCCGCGGACCGCCCTGCCGGTGGCCGCACTGCTCGGTACCGTCAAGAGGTAGGAACACGTCCCGGACCGATCACCCGGTCCGGGGTCCGCCGGTGCC
This Dietzia psychralcaliphila DNA region includes the following protein-coding sequences:
- a CDS encoding NUDIX hydrolase, whose product is MSVPDFVLELRRHLGTAPLWLAGATAVIRDPHGERVLLVRRADNGWWTPVTGIVDPGEHPAEAAVREALEEAAVSIRVDRVASIGVSRMVTYANGDRAQYLDHTFACTYLGGDPHPADGENTDVRWFAVDDLPEMRPHMLARLEAGLADEERTRIEPATESADTESADTESADTEYPEAGPADAG
- a CDS encoding copper chaperone PCu(A)C; amino-acid sequence: MRSHTRASHTRASHKRAPHKRAAFAAATALALALTTAACASDDTTEATGAPDQTNSAEATSVVTLDDGWAKATGTDMSGVFGTIRNPGDDDVHLTGVSGELGGRTELHETVPGGSGMMMQEKEDGFLVPAGGELILAPGGDHIMLMELDQPITTGQQITLTLEFSGGTQGGGTEQDVTVSARDFRGGEEEYVGGEHGGMDHGGMDEGGMDHGAMSHDG
- a CDS encoding Dyp-type peroxidase — encoded protein: MADQASRGLSRRSVLTRGAGAVVGGAVVGSGLVGGVVGGAAGYAGRGALDDGEAVPDWETVADSRVVGAATEPFHGAHQAGITTPPQAHAAFVGFDIAAGATRAEVQGVLRAWSQDAARLTSGRGGLADLEPELAEDPARLTVTIGFGPGLFDAVRLPERRPSWLRQLPAFPQIDQLEDRWSEGDLLLQICADDPLIVSHAARILASGVRGVAEQKWAQRGFRKAVGTDPTGRTQRNLFGQIDGTVNPRPDDVDYDQVVFSDGSSSDGQVQRWMRGGSSLVLRRIRMTMDTWEEIDRTSRELSMGRRIDTGAPLTGVAEHDPADFEAIDDVGLPVIPPESHMARARQRDRGEAMLRRPYNYDDPPERGLISNSGLIFTAYQADPVRTYIPVQQRLAEQDALNTWTIPIGSAVFALPPGAPEGGYVGQGLFEG